The Bacteroidales bacterium genome window below encodes:
- a CDS encoding YgeY family selenium metabolism-linked hydrolase yields MDDITNKIKNLSEKYRNYTAQNLSKLIKIKSLSKEEKDVQQELKRQMEEAGFDEVIIDGLGNIIGRIGNGKRILAIDGHMDTVDFGNLNNWDFDPLSGEIKDGYVHGRGTVDQEGGPAAFVTSGRILKELGFNKDMTIYFVGSVMEEDCDGLCWKYIIEEDKIIPNFVISTEPTNLNIYRGHRGRMEINVIFHGISSHGSAPERGKNAIYMASRAALEIEKLNEKLKTDEFLGKGSVTISEIVSGSPSLCAVADYAKIHLDRRLTWGETKESAIAEIKEIVKDMKAEVIVLNYEETAYTGLKYGMEKYYPTWKIPEDHLSVTTGIKTFRELFNKEPKVDKWTFSTNGVTINGVYGIPTIGFGPGNEVLAHAPNEKVPVDDLVAASAFYALYAYEL; encoded by the coding sequence ATGGATGATATAACGAATAAAATTAAAAATCTTTCTGAAAAATACAGAAATTACACAGCTCAAAACCTTTCTAAGCTAATCAAAATTAAATCTTTAAGTAAAGAAGAAAAAGATGTTCAACAAGAATTAAAAAGGCAAATGGAAGAAGCCGGATTTGATGAAGTAATAATTGACGGACTCGGTAATATTATTGGTAGAATAGGAAATGGCAAACGAATTTTAGCCATTGACGGACATATGGATACTGTTGATTTCGGAAATCTAAACAACTGGGATTTTGACCCATTATCAGGAGAAATCAAAGATGGTTATGTTCATGGCAGAGGAACTGTTGACCAGGAAGGCGGGCCTGCTGCTTTTGTTACATCAGGCAGAATTTTAAAAGAACTTGGTTTTAATAAAGATATGACAATTTATTTTGTAGGCAGTGTAATGGAAGAAGATTGTGACGGATTATGCTGGAAATATATTATTGAAGAAGATAAAATTATACCTAATTTTGTGATAAGTACCGAACCTACTAACCTGAACATATACAGGGGACACAGAGGACGAATGGAAATTAATGTTATTTTTCATGGAATTTCATCGCATGGTTCAGCACCCGAAAGAGGTAAAAATGCTATTTATATGGCATCACGAGCTGCTCTTGAAATTGAAAAACTTAATGAAAAGTTAAAAACAGATGAATTTCTTGGAAAAGGAAGTGTAACAATATCTGAAATAGTTTCGGGAAGTCCTTCACTGTGTGCTGTAGCCGATTATGCAAAAATTCATCTTGACAGGCGACTAACATGGGGCGAAACCAAAGAATCGGCAATTGCAGAAATAAAAGAAATCGTTAAAGATATGAAAGCGGAAGTAATCGTATTAAATTACGAAGAAACAGCTTATACAGGTCTTAAATATGGCATGGAAAAATATTATCCTACATGGAAAATTCCTGAAGATCACCTTTCGGTAACAACCGGCATTAAAACTTTTCGTGAATTATTTAACAAAGAACCTAAAGTTGATAAATGGACATTTTCAACTAATGGTGTTACAATAAACGGTGTTTACGGTATTCCTACAATTGGTTTTGGTCCGGGAAATGAAGTTTTAGCACATGCACCAAATGAAAAAGTTCCTGTTGATGATTTGGTTGCTGCTTCAGCATTTTATGCACTTTATGCATATGAACTTTAG